The Pirellulales bacterium genome segment GAGATATTGTCTCGGCTCCGGGCCGCGTCGACCGCGGCGGCCGATGCGTGCCAGGCGGATCGGCTGGCCGGCGATGCGTTGCGCGATGGGCCGCACCGAGGTGTAGACTTGCCCGCGAAAATGCGATTGCTGTGTACGGGCGTCGGCCAGTCGCTGATAGCCGTCGGCCTTGAGATTGATATTGCCGCCGCTTCCGACGAGCAATTGTTCGGGCGAGATGCCGGCGTGCTGGGACTGTGCCGCTTTGAGGCAGCGTTGATAACCGGAATCGGCGTCGCGAAGGGCGTGGTCGCGGTGGCTGGTGAAGGAGGGCATGGGTCGATTTTGGATTTTGGATTTTGGATTTTCGATTGGGCGCCGTTTTTAGCCCCGAAGGGGCGTGATTCGCGTCGCCCAGGGTGCAGCGCAGCGGAACCCTGGGTAGGCGATGCGATTAAGAATGGTCAGCCCTGAAAGGGCGTGACTCCCCGCATCGTAGGACGCGGGTGGCTTGGGCCGGCGTCAGACCGCGACGAGATTCCACAGGTTGGCGATCAGATCGCCGTTTTGAAAGGCGATCGTCGTCCCGGCATCCGGCTTCGTACAGACGGTTGGCAAAACGATCGGTTGGATAAACATCCCGGGCTCGGCGGAACCGCAACTCAATGCGACGCCATGCGAACGCCGTCGACGAATTCTTGCGTTATTCGGTTTCGCTCATCGCAAAGTTCCATGAGATCACGATGAGGCGAGCCTCCGTGAAAAAGGTGAATTACCACTCCCTCCGGTTTAGCAGCCGCAATGGCCGGCAAAAAATCGCTGTCGCCTGCGAGAATTGCAGCGTCTGTGATTTGATGTTTGGCGGCGAGCAGTGCGAGGTCCACACCCAACAAAATGTCTACACGCTTTTGTTCGAACCGCAACTTCCCGTTTTCATCTCTACCGCGGCACTCTAATCGGCCATGCCGCACCTCGAATCGAGGCAGCAAGTCCAAGCCTGTGCAGGAACGCTTGTTTTTTGGAAAAGCGTTCCTTTTCCTCCTGCGTCGGTGTCGGCGACTGGTAAGGCAAGCAATCGTACAAGTACGTGCGAAGGATTTCACGGCCTCCGGCCATCTTGTTTGCAAGGCTCTCAAAGTCGATTCTTGGGCCACGGAATTCGTCGCGGAGGACATAGTTCAGATATGCACCGTCAATGAAGTTGGCAATTCGTCCCATCGAGTTGAGCCTGTGCGAAGGGGTCTGAGTGTTGCACGAAAAAAAAATGGCCCCCGGATGCAGATCCTGGGGCCAGTATAGTGCAAAACCAAATAGAATCCTGGCATCCTCAGAAGAACACCAGGGAACATTGTCACTCAATAATAACGGTGATCGGCCGCGTGTCAATCGTTCGTACAGCTTTTTTCCATCGCGTCGCCCATGCTCTAGCCATAACCCCTTTTCGTGCAACAACTTGCAAAATAGCAAAAAGCGCAAGTGCAGAGGTCACTCCTCCGCCTGCCCCACGGTGGCCGCCGTTTCGGCCTCGGCGCGGGCGCGGTCGAGCAAGGCACGTTCTTTTGCCACGCGGGCATGGTCGCGCTGGCAGACCGCCCACAACCGGCGGTTCTCTTCCTCGGCCACGGCCAACGCCTTCGAGGTCTTATCGAGCTCGTGACGCACCTCGGACAACTCGACGGCGAGCTGCTCGGCCTCGTGCCGGGCGCGATCGCGCTCGGCCGCCAGCACCGCCGCGGTTTGGCCATGCCGGCTTTCGACGTCGGCCAGCCGCTGTTGCAGGGACGTCAGGCGTTCGTCACGCGCGACAATCTCGCGCTGCATTTCGGCGAGCTCGCGGACGGCCGAGGCCAGCTCGGCGTCGAGGTAACTGAGAACGTATTGGCGAAGACGGGTGAACATAGAGGCTCCGATGAGAGATGAGGCCGGTGAAGTCGATGCACAGCGAGCCGGCTTTAGCCGGCTTTGGGTGTTTGCCACCAGCTTTAGCTGGTGGTGGGTCAGAGCAGAGACAATTCTTGGAGCCGGCTTTAGCCGGTCTTCTCGGGCGGGGCTTCAGCCCTTGAGGAAGGATGTGTTCCTGGAAGTCGTCGTGCTCTACCTACCCAGGAGCCTGGTGGCAAACGCGCCAAGCCGGCTGAAGCCGGCTCAATAAGGTCCCAGCGATTGCCATGTATAAGGCCAATCCAAAATCCAAAATCCAAATTTCAAAATGGCACCGCCCTACGGATACACCAACGGCCGCCTCACCCGTTCCAGCCGCTGGTACTCCGCGCTGCGCGTCCAGGCGAACCAGGCCAGCACCAAGGCGTCGCCGCGGTCGGGCGAACGGCCGTTTAAACGCTCGCGCACGCTCTTCTCGCTCTGCGAACTGGTGCCCGGCCGGCGGTCCTTCGGCGGCAAACGCATCATCCCCTCGCTGTCCCACTCGTGCGGCAACACCGCCAGGTCTTGACGCAGTTTCGCGTCGTCGGGCGGCAAGGCCAGGCATTGCACCTCCGCCGGCCACTCGCTCACCGGCAACGTCAGCAATCGCCGCCGCTCGTCGGTCGCTTCCAACGCCGGCCGCAGCTCGCCGTACAACTCCGTGCGACGATTGCAATACTTGCCTTTCGAGAGCGGCTTGGCGCCGAACGAGACGTCGACGATCTCGCCGAACTCCATGTCGTTCTGCGCGCGGAGCATGTCGGCGATTTGCTTGCCGCCGCCCCCGGAGTCGAACGCCACCGCCCAGGCCTTGATGCGAAACTTCCGCATCAACTTGATCGTGTAGCCGGAGATGTTCGCCGTGTTGGGCGTCGGGCAGGCATAGACCTGCCGCACGCCCCAACGGCCGAGCAGCACCCAGGCCGTCAGATCGCCGCCGCCGTACGCCACGTCGATGCCCAATGCATAAGGATCGTCATCGCGCCATCGCTCGTCCCGCTCGATCTGTTCGCACAACTTCTTTCCGAGCTGCTGGGCCAGGTCGAGCCACGAGGGAGGGTAGAGTTTTTGCTCTTCCTCGTTGGGCAACAGGCCATACAGCCGCACCCGTTTCCGCGGCTCGTCCCAGGTCGCGTTCCACTCGTCGAACTCCTGTCGCGACAACAGACCGGGCAAGTCCAGCGGATACTCGCCCTTCACGCCGTCGCGGTCCATCTCGCGCGAGCGAATCAGGTTCGGCGACTCTTCGGGATGAATGTGCCGCACCCACCGCAGGAGCTTCTGCGGCGATGCCTCTGTAGGGAACGGACTCCGTGCCGTTCCGTCCGCCGGTGCGTCGTCGATGGTGGGCCGGCGCTCGCAAGCTCGCTGGTCCCACCCTACATTGCTCCCCTTCGGGTACGCCTCATTCCCTTTCTTGCATCCTTCGTAGAACCAGCCTTCCACACGGAGCGGGTTGCCGATGGCCAGCAGACGATGCGACTGCGGCAGCAGGGCCTCGATGAAGCGGTCGGGGATGGCCGAGGCCTCTTCGCACACCACGAGCACGCTCGGTTGGCCGTCGTCTCCGGGCGGCAGATTGTGTCCTTGCAGCGACTCCGGCTCGCTGGCCGCGCAGCCCAGCACCTCATGCTTCGGCACAAACTCGTGGGGCGGCCTTCCCAGGCCGTCTGCCGCGGATCGCGTGGTGACCGACGGGCTAGAAGCCCGCCCCACGTTGCACTCATTATCGTTGCACGCTTTCATCCGCAGCCGCAGCCGATTGACCGCGATCGGCAGCCGCTCGCTCGACCGCTGCAGCAGCGTGAGGATTTCGGCCCAGATCACCTGCTCGAGTTGCTGCTCTTTGGCCGAGATCAACAGCACCGTGGCCGGCGAGCGCGTGAGAAAGAACCACATCGTGGCCAGCGCCGCGACAAGCGACTTGCCCATCTTGTGCCCGGAATGGACGAACGTGTGCTTGTTGTCGCGCACCGACTCGAGGATTTCGAGCTGATACGGCGGCAGCTCGATGTAGTGCCACAGCCGCTCGACGAGCGCGGCGGGATCGTCGCGGTATTGCGTGAGATCGTGGAGGGAGAGAGGAGTTGGATCGTCAGACATGGGGAGGGGGGAATTGCGAATTGCGAATTGCAAATTGCAAATTGCAAATTTGAAATCGGGGAGCGGCGCCGTGAACGCCGCGTGAAACGTCGGGGCCGCAGGCCCGTTCTCAGCCCCGAAGGGGCGTGATTCGATAGCCCAGGGTGCAGCGCAGCGGAACCCTGGGTAAACGAGAACCAGAAACCTTTGTCAGCCCCAACGGGGCGCGACTCGACGACGGCGCGCTGCCGCGATTATTCGCTACAATCGTTCGCCGCCGGCCCGCGGGGAACGTACGGATAACGCCCGGCCAGCCAGAACGCCCAGGTCAAAAAGACGGACAGCACCGCAAACTTCGCTGGTTCCGGCAATGGGAGCCGGACGATGCCCAGGCTCACCGCCGCGGCCGTAATGAAGGCAAACAGCCGGCGTAGCGAGAACCGAAATCGCGGATTGACTCGGGCAATTGCGCGGCCCACGAAAAACAGCGGTACGGACAAGATCGCCAATACGATCGCGAATGCCGCCGCGATGCAGATCAGTTTGTCGGCTGTGTTGAACAATTGAAGTCACCGCCTTGCGAACCGCTTGCCGGCCTGGCCGGGGCCATAGCGAACAAGGTCGGTCACCTCGCTGCCGGGGAACAGCGAAACATAAAACGCCATCGCCTCTTCGGCGTTGCCTTGAAACATCAGGAAAGGAAGGATTCTTGGTTGCATAGGTTATGATCGTCGCCGAGTTCGCGCCGCCAGTCAACCTTGCGCGAGCGGAATGACGCCCTTTCAGGGCTACGAGATTTTACGCGACCCGTTTCCCAGGGTTGCACCCTGGGCTATCGAATCACGCACCTTCGGTGCTACGCGCCCACAAACTCCGCCGACACCACCGGCCGCCCGGCACTGGAGCGGTAATTCGCCGAAGGAAT includes the following:
- a CDS encoding NYN domain-containing protein, whose product is MRFEQKRVDILLGVDLALLAAKHQITDAAILAGDSDFLPAIAAAKPEGVVIHLFHGGSPHRDLMELCDERNRITQEFVDGVRMASH
- a CDS encoding VOC family protein — protein: MQPRILPFLMFQGNAEEAMAFYVSLFPGSEVTDLVRYGPGQAGKRFARR